One segment of Solanum lycopersicum chromosome 1, SLM_r2.1 DNA contains the following:
- the LOC101252020 gene encoding uncharacterized protein, with product MTGTSEETGIVYVTIRNGELTDQSELISQLMQRITDMQEELQQTKHLAKLAIESNEPPLETRRFSPHFPSLSSPLPNYFPIHTTGPITSTPNPHTIDLTLTYPSVTFQIPPAYTIPEPCPSFLVQPELDHYEEMEKEWRLREEKREQEMNVMKEAISEAVKRVQTSRKITELEYEDLCMHPDLEIPEGYKIPKFETFNGIGNPMAHLRAYCDKLFNVEAVPDRYYLEKIKQKTTEDYCEYACRWRKEVAKVQPVMTEIEITSAFIRAQEPKYYERMLPMMGQKFSELIKMLEAIEDGLKTGKLTSLTALQAANKSLPSMAAGFARKKKENVSVVSFSPRSRPQRDQFVARVLIYNGSGLNICPLSTLTQLNHDVGKIRRSRMNVRAFDGSQRETMGEVDLCIQMGPAEFVTEFQVMGISTS from the exons ATGACTGGTACTTCTGAAGAAACAGGAATAGTCTATGTGACCATCAGAAATGGTGAACTCACTGATCAGAGTGAGTTGATCTCTCAATTAATGCAACGAATTACAGATATGCAAGAAGAGCTTCAACAAACCAAACATTTGGCAAAACTGGCCATTGAATCGAATGAACCACCCCTTGAAACTAGAAGATTTTCTCCTCACTTTCCATCATTAAGTTCTCCGTTACCCAACTACTTCCCGATCCATACCACAGGACCCATCACTTCCACTCCTAATCCTCATACCATTGACTTAACT TTGACATACCCTTCTGTAACATTCCAAATTCCACCAGCCTACACAATCCCTGAACCATGTCCTAGCTTTCTTGTTCAACCGGAGCTGGATCACTATGAAGAGATGGAAAAGGAGTGGAGGCTCAGAGAAGAAAAACGTGAACAAGAAATGAATGTCATGAAGGAGGCCATCTCAGAAGCAGTTAAAAGGGTTCAAACTTCAAGGAAAATCACAGAACTTGAGTATGAAGACCTTTGCATGCACCCTGATTTGGAAATACCCGAAGGTTACaaaattccaaaatttgaaACCTTCAATGGTATTGGCAATCCCATGGCTCACCTGCGAGCTTATTGTGACAAACTT TTTAATGTCGAAGCAGTCCCTGATAGATACTATTTGGAAAAAATCAAGCAAAAGACAACGGAGGACTATTGTGAATATGCATGTCGTTGGAGGAAAGAAGTTGCGAAGGTACAACCTGTGATGACTGAAATCGAAATAACCTCTGCTTTTATTCGAGCTCAAGAGCCCAAGTATTATGAAAGGATGTTGCCCATGATGGGACAAAAGTTTTCAGAGCTGATCAAAATGTTAGAAGCCATAGAAGATGGACTCAAAACTGGGAAGCTTACGAGTCTCACTGCTTTGCAGGCCGCCAACAAATCTTTACCATCCATGGCCGCAGGATTTGctaggaaaaaaaaagagaatgtcTCCGTTGTATCTTTTAGCCCAAGGTCAAGGCCACAAAG GGACCAGTTTGTAGCTCGAGTACTGATTTATAATGGTTCAGGACTCAATATTTGCCCGTTATCAACCCTTACTCAGCTAAATCATGATGTTGGAAAAATCCGTCGAAGTCGCATGAATGTAAGGGCGTTTGATGGTTCGCAAAGAGAGACCATGGGAGAGGTAGACTTGTGTATCCAAATGGGGCCTGCAGAATTTGTCACTGAATTCCAAGTGATGGGTATATCCACAAGCTAA